A single region of the Idiomarinaceae bacterium HL-53 genome encodes:
- a CDS encoding DNA polymerase III, chi subunit, with the protein MAKVTFYTLDEIGDDAKDQFIAQLIHQWVSQRLRVLVVANDQEQAEHYDEVLWQLPSDRFIPHNLVGEGPAQGTPVILAWQEVPTNCGHRHIILNLTAQPLPTPFRAQQIAELVPLDETLRTQAREHYRYYRQQQCQMNNVVARIETEGNHG; encoded by the coding sequence TTGGCAAAAGTCACCTTTTACACTCTGGATGAAATTGGCGACGACGCCAAAGATCAGTTTATTGCGCAGCTTATTCATCAATGGGTAAGCCAGCGCCTGCGTGTATTGGTGGTCGCCAATGATCAGGAACAAGCCGAGCATTATGATGAAGTGTTGTGGCAATTGCCGAGTGACCGCTTTATTCCTCACAATTTAGTGGGAGAAGGCCCTGCACAAGGCACCCCGGTGATTCTCGCATGGCAAGAAGTGCCAACCAATTGTGGGCACCGACACATTATTTTGAATTTAACAGCGCAGCCTCTCCCCACTCCATTCCGAGCACAACAGATCGCAGAGTTAGTGCCGTTGGACGAAACATTGAGAACCCAGGCTCGTGAACATTATCGTTACTATCGGCAACAGCAGTGTCAAATGAACAACGTTGTTGCCCGCATTGAAACTGAAGGAAACCATGGATAA